In Sulfurisphaera javensis, a single genomic region encodes these proteins:
- the hisH gene encoding imidazole glycerol phosphate synthase subunit HisH encodes MKATVINYGVGNLFSIKAGLEREGFNVIISFFPQGDEDVIVLPGVGAFSAVASYLNSLKGKFEELRERGTKFLGVCLGMQVMFEEGTEGGISKGLGWFKGKVDRINANVKLPHIGWDKIYVKNDPCGLTEGIDGKYVYYVHSYVAYTDNYIAYSDYGVRYPAIVCNDFAVGTQFHPEKSSNTGKIFLRNFYQWVKR; translated from the coding sequence ATGAAAGCGACTGTCATAAATTATGGCGTGGGGAATTTATTTAGTATAAAAGCAGGATTAGAAAGAGAAGGATTCAATGTTATTATATCCTTCTTTCCTCAAGGAGATGAAGATGTAATAGTCTTACCTGGAGTAGGAGCATTCTCTGCAGTTGCTTCTTATTTAAACTCTTTGAAAGGCAAGTTTGAAGAGTTAAGAGAAAGAGGAACAAAGTTTCTTGGGGTATGTTTAGGTATGCAAGTCATGTTTGAGGAAGGCACAGAAGGAGGAATAAGTAAAGGATTAGGATGGTTTAAAGGAAAAGTTGATAGAATAAATGCAAATGTTAAACTACCTCATATAGGTTGGGATAAAATATATGTTAAAAATGACCCTTGTGGATTAACTGAAGGAATTGATGGAAAATATGTTTATTATGTTCATAGTTACGTTGCTTATACAGATAATTATATTGCCTACAGTGATTATGGCGTTAGATATCCAGCAATAGTTTGTAATGATTTCGCTGTAGGAACACAATTTCACCCAGAGAAAAGTAGTAATACTGGAAAAATATTTTTAAGGAATTTCTATCAGTGGGTTAAAAGATGA
- the hisF gene encoding imidazole glycerol phosphate synthase subunit HisF, whose amino-acid sequence MTTKRIIACLDVKNGRVVKGVNFLNLKDKGDPVELASRYEDEGADEIVFLDIAATVEGRRTLLEVIKNTASVLSIPLTVGGGIRTIDDVSRILGNGADKVSINTAAVENKRIISEASEQFGAQAVVVAIDAKRVNNDFIVFTRSGTYNTGLNAISWAKEVEQLGAGEILLTSIDKDGTREGYDIELTEKVSKSVNIPVIASGGAGKMEHFYEVLKVADAALAAGIFHDGIIRIPDLKKYLLSKGVEVRI is encoded by the coding sequence ATGACTACAAAGAGAATTATAGCTTGTTTGGATGTAAAGAACGGAAGGGTAGTAAAGGGAGTCAATTTTCTTAATCTTAAGGATAAAGGAGATCCTGTAGAATTAGCCTCAAGATATGAAGACGAAGGGGCAGATGAAATAGTATTTTTAGATATCGCTGCAACAGTTGAGGGTAGAAGAACATTATTAGAAGTGATTAAAAATACAGCAAGCGTATTGTCAATACCCTTAACTGTTGGTGGTGGTATAAGGACAATAGATGATGTCTCAAGGATTTTAGGAAATGGTGCTGATAAAGTTAGCATAAATACTGCCGCGGTGGAAAACAAAAGAATAATTTCAGAAGCTTCAGAGCAGTTCGGTGCTCAAGCTGTAGTTGTTGCTATTGATGCTAAAAGAGTAAATAATGACTTCATTGTATTCACAAGATCTGGAACTTATAATACTGGACTAAATGCGATAAGTTGGGCTAAGGAAGTTGAACAGTTGGGTGCTGGAGAAATTCTATTAACTAGTATTGACAAAGATGGAACAAGGGAAGGATATGATATTGAATTAACAGAAAAAGTAAGCAAATCCGTTAATATACCAGTAATAGCAAGTGGCGGAGCTGGAAAGATGGAGCATTTTTATGAGGTTTTAAAAGTAGCAGATGCAGCTTTAGCTGCTGGAATTTTTCATGATGGTATAATTCGTATACCCGATTTAAAGAAATATTTGTTAAGTAAGGGTGTTGAGGTGAGAATATGA
- a CDS encoding radical SAM protein codes for MTNHHGKEFLGFLGTGPAIGIPESVWKWLACPKMKTDELGRPHQAPYGMRKIEAALIDAGFKAAIIDPDHLNKHLPYAKALMFSHHDYFAFGPPSSTWWGITRREPVNYKSFMQLVNRPEIKKEKERGMKIIAGGPSVWQWLWREDMIEKVGVDALIDGEGEKAVVKLAQMIIDNDPLPKYVYIGADEAPSVDEIPEIKGASVNGLIEVMRGCARSCRFCSVTLRPTRYYPLEKIEKELMVNVKNGVRHGVIHSDDVLFYGAVGIYPRPEPLIKLHKLVKKYYKTIAWSHASLAAIRYSEEKYGLISKLMEIVYEDENQRYLGVEVGIETGSVRLAKEIMPAKSAPYKVDEYPETVEQAFKIMHENRIIPAGTMIVGLPEETEDDVYKTIELVDNLRPYRSILVPMFFVPMGYFKNKDWFTRIKLTEAHIELYRKVFWHDVYWAEDIINNFYMKGPLYYPVRMTLKIFLRVAKRMMKKVEANLESYLKK; via the coding sequence ATGACTAATCACCATGGAAAAGAGTTTTTAGGCTTCTTAGGTACTGGACCAGCTATTGGAATACCAGAGAGTGTGTGGAAATGGTTAGCTTGTCCTAAAATGAAAACAGATGAATTAGGAAGACCTCATCAAGCACCTTACGGAATGAGAAAAATAGAAGCAGCATTAATTGATGCTGGTTTTAAAGCAGCAATCATAGATCCCGACCATTTAAATAAACATTTACCTTATGCAAAAGCCTTAATGTTCTCTCATCATGATTATTTTGCTTTTGGTCCTCCATCATCTACTTGGTGGGGAATAACTAGAAGAGAGCCTGTGAATTACAAGAGTTTTATGCAGTTAGTAAATAGACCAGAAATAAAGAAAGAAAAAGAAAGAGGAATGAAAATCATTGCTGGAGGACCATCAGTGTGGCAATGGCTATGGAGAGAGGATATGATTGAAAAAGTAGGTGTAGATGCTTTAATTGATGGTGAAGGGGAAAAAGCTGTAGTTAAGTTGGCTCAGATGATAATTGATAATGATCCATTGCCTAAATATGTATACATAGGAGCTGATGAAGCTCCTTCAGTTGACGAAATACCAGAAATCAAAGGAGCTAGCGTTAACGGATTAATTGAAGTAATGAGAGGATGTGCTAGATCGTGTAGATTTTGTTCAGTAACTCTTAGACCAACCAGATACTATCCATTAGAGAAAATTGAAAAAGAGTTAATGGTTAATGTTAAGAATGGAGTTAGACATGGAGTGATTCATAGCGATGATGTTCTATTTTATGGGGCAGTTGGAATTTACCCGAGACCAGAACCTTTAATAAAATTACATAAATTGGTAAAGAAATACTATAAGACTATAGCATGGAGTCATGCAAGTCTAGCTGCAATAAGGTATTCGGAGGAGAAATATGGTTTGATTTCAAAGCTAATGGAAATAGTATACGAAGATGAGAATCAAAGATATTTAGGTGTAGAAGTTGGTATTGAAACTGGATCAGTTAGATTAGCTAAAGAAATAATGCCAGCTAAATCAGCTCCTTACAAAGTGGATGAATACCCAGAAACTGTTGAACAAGCATTCAAAATAATGCATGAGAATAGAATAATACCAGCTGGTACAATGATTGTTGGTTTACCAGAAGAAACAGAAGATGATGTTTATAAAACAATAGAGTTGGTTGATAATTTAAGACCTTATAGAAGCATCTTAGTTCCTATGTTCTTCGTTCCCATGGGATATTTCAAAAATAAAGATTGGTTTACTAGAATTAAATTAACAGAGGCGCACATTGAGTTATATAGAAAAGTATTTTGGCATGACGTATATTGGGCTGAAGATATCATAAATAATTTCTATATGAAAGGACCGTTATACTATCCAGTAAGAATGACTTTAAAAATATTCCTTAGAGTTGCTAAAAGAATGATGAAAAAAGTAGAAGCTAATTTAGAGTCATATTTAAAGAAATAA
- a CDS encoding HIT family protein, giving the protein MQVDNCIFCKIVKGEIKSQKVYEDQDIVAFLDINPVNKGHVLVIPKDHFENIFDIPKDKLSKVMEVVQKVAIALKKMGADGVNIVSNNGKAAEQHVFHLHIHVIPRYYNDGKELDSMEKRTKYENDKEMNEYAERIRLFLI; this is encoded by the coding sequence ATGCAAGTAGATAATTGTATATTTTGTAAAATTGTTAAAGGTGAAATAAAATCACAAAAAGTTTATGAAGATCAAGATATCGTAGCATTTTTAGACATAAATCCAGTTAATAAAGGTCATGTTTTAGTTATTCCTAAAGATCATTTCGAAAATATTTTTGATATTCCAAAGGATAAATTATCAAAAGTAATGGAGGTAGTTCAAAAAGTAGCGATTGCATTAAAAAAGATGGGTGCTGACGGAGTTAATATAGTATCTAACAATGGAAAAGCTGCTGAACAACATGTATTTCATTTACATATTCATGTTATACCAAGATATTATAATGATGGCAAAGAATTAGATTCTATGGAAAAGAGAACTAAATACGAAAATGATAAGGAGATGAATGAGTATGCAGAAAGGATCAGATTATTCCTCATCTGA
- the hisE gene encoding phosphoribosyl-ATP diphosphatase, with amino-acid sequence MSSDVLDTLYSIIMDRINTRKEGSYTVKLLEKGKPYVARKVGEEATEVIVASLSEGRERFISEVADLIYHLFVLMAIEGVKPEEVYEELKRRMK; translated from the coding sequence ATGAGTAGTGATGTTCTTGATACTTTATATTCAATAATTATGGATAGAATAAATACTAGAAAAGAAGGTAGTTATACTGTTAAATTATTAGAAAAAGGAAAACCGTATGTAGCTAGAAAAGTAGGGGAAGAAGCAACAGAAGTAATAGTAGCTTCCTTAAGTGAAGGGAGAGAAAGATTTATAAGCGAAGTTGCAGATTTGATTTATCATCTTTTTGTACTAATGGCTATAGAAGGAGTAAAACCAGAGGAAGTTTACGAAGAATTAAAGAGGAGGATGAAGTAA
- a CDS encoding metal-sulfur cluster assembly factor, whose translation MSTQQNINKEEWKKKIMEALTQVYDPEIPVDIVNLGLIYELKISDEGDVYVRMGLTAPGCPVVDDLIYTVEQVIRETVPAKSVDVDIDLDTPWNPLKMTPEGREKFKQLYGYDIVEMWIQTYGLPEEQSQQDQKA comes from the coding sequence ATGTCAACCCAGCAAAATATCAATAAGGAGGAATGGAAAAAGAAAATAATGGAAGCTCTAACTCAAGTTTATGATCCTGAGATTCCGGTAGATATAGTAAATTTGGGTTTAATTTATGAATTGAAAATTAGTGATGAAGGAGACGTATATGTTCGTATGGGGTTAACTGCACCTGGTTGCCCAGTTGTTGATGATTTAATTTATACTGTAGAACAAGTCATTAGAGAAACTGTGCCAGCCAAGTCTGTTGATGTGGATATTGATTTAGATACTCCGTGGAATCCGTTAAAAATGACACCAGAAGGAAGGGAAAAGTTCAAGCAACTTTATGGTTATGATATTGTGGAAATGTGGATTCAAACTTATGGGTTACCAGAAGAGCAGAGCCAACAAGATCAGAAGGCATAA
- the hisBd gene encoding imidazoleglycerol-phosphate dehydratase: protein MSTRSVRKIRETKETKVELHLDIDKKGEVKVSTPVNFFNHMLSTLFYYMNSTAMLLAEDKQGYDDHHIVEDVAITLGEAFKEVLGDKKGIRRFSHQIIPMDEALVLVAVDISGRGVSNIELNLNREDIGGLATENIFHFFQSFSYNSGVNLHILQLRGYNTHHIIEASFKGLGFALYEATRIVYEETFSLKGSL from the coding sequence ATGTCTACTAGAAGTGTGAGAAAAATAAGAGAAACCAAAGAAACTAAGGTTGAACTTCATCTTGATATAGATAAAAAAGGAGAGGTCAAAGTGTCAACTCCCGTTAATTTCTTTAATCACATGCTTTCAACACTTTTCTATTACATGAACTCCACTGCAATGCTATTGGCTGAGGACAAACAAGGATATGATGATCATCATATAGTAGAAGATGTTGCAATAACTTTGGGAGAGGCTTTTAAAGAAGTTTTAGGAGATAAGAAAGGGATTAGACGTTTCTCCCATCAAATAATTCCAATGGATGAAGCTTTAGTCTTAGTTGCTGTTGATATCTCCGGAAGAGGTGTAAGTAATATTGAATTAAACTTAAACAGAGAAGATATAGGAGGATTAGCTACTGAAAATATATTTCACTTCTTCCAGTCATTTTCATACAACTCTGGTGTAAATCTTCACATTCTTCAACTTAGAGGTTATAATACTCATCACATTATTGAAGCTTCTTTCAAAGGTTTAGGTTTTGCGTTATATGAGGCTACTAGAATAGTTTATGAAGAGACGTTTAGTTTGAAGGGATCTTTATGA
- the hisI gene encoding phosphoribosyl-AMP cyclohydrolase → MKKLKEEEAQKIIEQLWFRHTDNTIIAVLQDYMTKDVLMVGHMNKEAVFRTLTSGYVHFWSLSRKKLWLKGETSGHYQLVKDFKIDCDGDAMVFLVESVGPVCHTGNRTCFYRSSTDLIK, encoded by the coding sequence ATGAAAAAATTAAAAGAAGAAGAAGCGCAAAAAATCATAGAACAATTATGGTTTAGACATACTGATAATACTATTATAGCTGTACTTCAAGACTATATGACAAAAGATGTGTTAATGGTTGGACACATGAATAAAGAAGCTGTTTTTAGAACACTTACTTCTGGATATGTTCATTTTTGGTCTTTAAGTAGAAAAAAATTATGGTTAAAAGGAGAAACTAGTGGTCATTATCAGTTAGTTAAGGATTTTAAGATAGACTGTGACGGGGATGCAATGGTATTTTTAGTTGAATCTGTAGGACCAGTTTGTCACACTGGAAATAGAACATGTTTCTATAGGAGTTCTACTGATTTAATTAAATAG
- a CDS encoding Lrp/AsnC family transcriptional regulator has product MSDKKRVEIDTVDKRLLMELLRDSRVSLRRLAEEMNVSPATLHNRLLRLMQEGVIKGFITLLDYTKLGYSLTSIIMAKVDGKHLVEFEKEISNYDNVIAVYDIVGEYDVAIVAKFRSVEDLDTFLKNLLKNPKVERTHTSIVLNVVKEDPRIRVI; this is encoded by the coding sequence ATGTCTGATAAAAAAAGGGTTGAGATAGATACAGTAGATAAGAGACTACTTATGGAACTTTTAAGAGATTCTAGAGTTAGTTTGAGAAGATTAGCAGAAGAAATGAATGTATCCCCTGCAACACTTCATAATAGACTTTTAAGATTAATGCAAGAAGGTGTAATTAAAGGATTTATAACACTATTAGATTATACTAAATTAGGTTATTCTTTAACTAGCATAATTATGGCAAAAGTTGATGGAAAACATTTAGTTGAATTTGAAAAAGAAATATCAAATTATGATAATGTAATTGCAGTGTACGATATTGTTGGAGAATATGATGTTGCAATAGTAGCTAAGTTTAGAAGTGTTGAAGATTTAGATACTTTTTTGAAAAATCTTTTGAAAAATCCTAAAGTTGAAAGAACTCATACGAGCATAGTGCTAAACGTAGTCAAAGAGGATCCGAGAATCAGAGTTATATGA
- the serS gene encoding serine--tRNA ligase produces MSWSILDLIRNNPGKLKEYMKRRYIDVSIVDRAVELDKKWRQTLQEVDRIRHEHNVISSSIPRAKPEERQELIKKAKELLKILEEKEKELNQIEEERDNLLMQLPNIVDDTAPLGPDENYSVPIRFWGKFKVYEKDEQEFLNQLKGNKVDYEIIHWKPVGHADMLENVLKLGDTKKAAEVAGARFYYLFDDIVWLDIALLNYAIDVMTSKGYTLVLPPYMLRGEVIKSVIDLDTFKDAIYKIENEDLYLIATAEHPLAAMYFKEEIPKEKLPLKFVGVSPAFRKEAGAANKDLKGIFRVHQFHKVEQFIYSAPEESWKLHEELIKNAEEIFQGLGLPYRVINIATGDLGACAAKKYDLEVWMPAQAKFREMVSCSNCLDWQAYRMKIRYVDKNNKKGYVHTLNSTAIASTRTITAILENNQKEDGVVEIPKILRKYLEPFSKAPKDYIYPRKI; encoded by the coding sequence GTGTCTTGGAGTATATTAGACTTAATTAGAAATAATCCGGGAAAACTTAAAGAATATATGAAAAGAAGATATATTGATGTTTCTATAGTAGATAGAGCTGTTGAACTTGATAAAAAATGGAGACAAACTTTACAGGAAGTTGATAGAATAAGACATGAGCATAATGTTATCAGTTCTTCTATACCTAGAGCTAAACCAGAAGAGAGACAAGAATTAATAAAGAAGGCAAAAGAGTTATTAAAAATTCTCGAAGAAAAAGAGAAAGAACTTAATCAAATAGAAGAAGAAAGAGACAATTTATTGATGCAATTACCAAATATAGTTGATGATACTGCTCCTTTAGGGCCAGATGAAAATTATAGTGTTCCTATCAGATTTTGGGGGAAATTCAAAGTTTATGAAAAAGACGAACAAGAATTTCTTAATCAGCTTAAGGGCAATAAAGTAGATTATGAGATAATTCATTGGAAACCCGTTGGACACGCTGATATGTTAGAAAACGTTCTTAAATTAGGTGATACCAAAAAGGCTGCCGAAGTAGCTGGTGCAAGATTTTACTATTTATTTGATGACATAGTATGGCTAGATATTGCGTTACTTAATTATGCTATTGATGTAATGACGAGTAAAGGTTATACTTTAGTTTTGCCCCCTTACATGTTAAGAGGAGAGGTTATAAAGAGTGTAATTGATCTTGATACATTTAAAGACGCTATATATAAAATTGAAAATGAAGATTTATATTTAATCGCTACAGCAGAGCATCCTTTAGCTGCTATGTACTTTAAGGAAGAGATACCCAAAGAGAAACTTCCATTAAAATTTGTTGGAGTAAGTCCAGCATTTAGGAAAGAGGCTGGTGCAGCTAATAAGGATTTGAAAGGAATATTCAGAGTTCATCAATTTCATAAGGTAGAGCAATTTATATACTCTGCTCCGGAGGAAAGTTGGAAATTACATGAGGAACTTATTAAAAATGCAGAAGAAATATTTCAAGGTCTTGGTTTACCATATAGGGTTATAAACATAGCTACTGGTGATTTAGGAGCATGTGCTGCAAAGAAATACGATTTAGAAGTTTGGATGCCTGCTCAGGCTAAGTTTAGAGAAATGGTAAGTTGCAGTAATTGCTTAGATTGGCAAGCATATAGAATGAAAATACGTTATGTTGATAAGAATAATAAAAAAGGATATGTTCATACGCTAAATAGTACGGCAATAGCTAGCACAAGGACAATAACAGCTATATTAGAAAACAATCAAAAAGAAGATGGAGTGGTAGAAATACCTAAGATTTTAAGAAAATATTTAGAACCATTTAGCAAAGCTCCTAAAGATTATATTTATCCTAGAAAAATATGA
- the hisA gene encoding 1-(5-phosphoribosyl)-5-((5-phosphoribosylamino)methylideneamino)imidazole-4-carboxamide isomerase, protein MIKIIPSIDISEGKAVKRIKGIRGTGLILGNPIQIAYKIYEEGYNYLHVVDLDSAEELGNNEEIIKEICNIGFRWVQVGGGIRDVNKAERLISYDCSALVISTLPVKKPKEYKNLEEKIGKDKILLSVDYNSSGYILIRGWREKSIRVIDFILSFDALGYIFTYVENEGTRRGIDPNVKNYILKINNIKEYAGGIGSIEDLYKLKEYGFNYAIIGMSFYKGPLRGVKYVY, encoded by the coding sequence ATGATAAAAATTATTCCGAGTATAGATATTAGTGAAGGGAAGGCAGTAAAAAGAATTAAAGGAATAAGAGGAACTGGTTTGATATTGGGAAACCCTATCCAAATAGCTTACAAAATCTATGAAGAGGGATATAATTATTTACACGTTGTGGATTTAGATTCTGCTGAAGAATTAGGAAATAATGAGGAGATAATAAAAGAAATTTGTAATATAGGGTTTAGATGGGTCCAAGTTGGCGGTGGCATAAGAGACGTTAATAAAGCTGAAAGGCTAATTAGTTATGATTGCTCAGCTTTAGTAATTTCAACTCTTCCAGTTAAAAAACCAAAGGAATACAAAAATCTGGAGGAAAAGATTGGCAAAGATAAAATCTTACTTTCAGTTGATTACAATTCTTCTGGATATATTTTAATTAGAGGATGGAGAGAGAAATCTATTAGAGTAATTGATTTTATACTCTCTTTTGATGCATTAGGTTATATTTTCACTTACGTAGAGAATGAAGGTACTAGAAGAGGAATTGACCCTAATGTAAAAAATTATATTCTAAAAATCAATAATATCAAAGAGTATGCTGGGGGAATTGGTTCAATAGAGGATTTATATAAGTTAAAAGAGTATGGTTTTAACTATGCAATAATTGGTATGAGCTTTTATAAAGGTCCTCTAAGGGGAGTTAAATATGTCTACTAG
- the hisD gene encoding histidinol dehydrogenase has translation MIKRELPKDRPNDFSKIIPDVEKIINYVKTKGDEAIFELEEKFDKVKLTSLKLNNIEELASQVSEDLKKSIDIIYSQIYEFNNTIKPPNMIGGSFNGVEYGVLWRSIEKVGIYVPGGDKAYPSTLLMAGVPAIVAGVKEIYVSSPPNKINPVIAYISLKLNVKEVYTIGGAQAIAAMAYGTQTVKKVDKIVGPGNIYVQAAKYLVSSDVGIDGIEGPTELVIIADESANPNNIILDLRAQAEHGRLTFLVLLTTSDKLIEIVTRELDKDENTYFVLKVNSIDEAIDIANEVAPEHLSLQVENANEYLMKVKNAGAITLGSTPPALIDYSAGPNHILPTNSWAKIRGGVSVYDYLKMIMYASAKTPDKKVIEASKILAKYEGFNYHADSIGVRYE, from the coding sequence ATGATAAAGAGAGAATTACCCAAAGATAGACCTAATGATTTTTCAAAAATTATTCCAGACGTAGAAAAAATAATAAATTATGTTAAGACAAAAGGAGATGAAGCAATCTTTGAATTGGAAGAGAAATTTGACAAAGTTAAGCTTACTTCATTAAAATTAAACAATATAGAAGAATTAGCTTCTCAAGTTTCTGAAGATTTGAAAAAGTCCATAGATATAATTTATTCTCAAATTTATGAATTTAATAATACAATTAAACCTCCAAACATGATTGGAGGCAGTTTTAATGGTGTAGAATATGGGGTACTATGGAGAAGTATTGAAAAGGTTGGCATTTACGTACCTGGCGGAGATAAAGCTTATCCATCAACATTGTTAATGGCTGGTGTTCCAGCTATAGTTGCTGGAGTCAAAGAAATATACGTTTCATCTCCTCCTAATAAGATAAACCCAGTTATTGCTTATATTTCTCTTAAATTAAACGTAAAAGAGGTTTATACTATTGGTGGTGCACAAGCGATAGCTGCAATGGCGTATGGAACTCAAACAGTAAAAAAAGTTGATAAAATAGTTGGTCCAGGTAATATATACGTTCAAGCGGCAAAGTACTTAGTTAGTAGTGATGTTGGAATTGATGGAATTGAAGGTCCTACAGAACTAGTAATTATAGCAGATGAATCAGCAAATCCGAACAATATAATTCTAGATTTAAGAGCACAAGCAGAACATGGCAGATTAACATTCTTAGTTTTATTAACAACTTCAGATAAGTTAATTGAAATAGTAACAAGAGAACTTGATAAAGATGAAAATACTTACTTTGTATTGAAAGTTAATAGTATTGATGAAGCGATTGATATTGCTAATGAAGTTGCACCAGAGCATCTTTCACTTCAAGTTGAAAATGCTAATGAATATTTAATGAAAGTTAAAAATGCTGGTGCAATAACTTTAGGAAGTACTCCACCAGCATTAATTGATTATTCTGCTGGTCCAAATCATATTTTACCAACAAATTCATGGGCAAAAATAAGAGGTGGAGTATCTGTTTATGATTATTTAAAGATGATTATGTACGCTTCAGCTAAAACTCCAGATAAAAAAGTTATTGAAGCGTCTAAAATACTAGCTAAATATGAAGGTTTTAATTATCACGCAGATAGCATAGGTGTTAGGTATGAGTAG
- a CDS encoding zf-TFIIB domain-containing protein — translation MKFCPKCGGVMIPTKKDGKEILKCTKCGYEMELTAKAKKEYSVKEQKDKNSRVLTTSLVSDKGERKLEEEQLEQEREEYYKEVGLELLREELSEESESDEE, via the coding sequence ATGAAGTTCTGTCCAAAATGTGGAGGCGTAATGATACCAACAAAGAAGGATGGTAAAGAGATCCTAAAGTGTACAAAGTGTGGCTATGAGATGGAACTTACTGCTAAGGCTAAAAAAGAATATAGCGTAAAAGAGCAAAAAGATAAGAATAGTAGAGTATTAACTACTTCATTGGTAAGTGATAAAGGAGAGAGAAAGTTGGAAGAAGAACAACTAGAGCAAGAAAGAGAAGAATATTACAAAGAAGTAGGATTAGAATTACTAAGAGAAGAGTTGAGTGAAGAATCAGAATCAGATGAGGAATAA
- a CDS encoding MarC family protein, producing the protein MNLEAILVITVKLFAIIDPFSVLPYLLAVYEEAAKEEKISWNFIVNKITIAIIILLIIFSILGRPLLDFLGISPQALEIAGGILLVYLGVDTMGGFQQLRFVRKLEEAIITPIATPLLVGPGTMTALITLSVTYNPLILIISSLVVSLLVYLSLLSGPLIVKALGETGTVAAGRFTAIIIAAFGVQLILEGISQLKFA; encoded by the coding sequence ATGAACTTAGAAGCAATATTAGTTATAACAGTAAAGTTATTTGCTATAATTGACCCTTTTTCAGTACTTCCATACCTATTAGCTGTTTATGAAGAAGCTGCAAAAGAAGAAAAAATAAGTTGGAACTTTATAGTAAATAAAATAACTATTGCAATAATTATTTTATTAATAATTTTTTCTATATTGGGAAGACCTTTACTCGATTTCCTAGGAATTTCGCCGCAAGCACTTGAAATAGCTGGAGGCATTTTATTAGTATATCTTGGAGTAGATACAATGGGTGGATTTCAACAATTAAGATTCGTAAGAAAACTTGAAGAAGCAATAATTACACCAATAGCCACACCACTTTTAGTAGGTCCAGGAACAATGACAGCACTTATCACTTTATCAGTAACCTATAATCCTTTGATTTTAATAATTAGTAGTTTAGTGGTTAGCCTTTTAGTATACTTGTCTCTATTAAGTGGTCCTTTAATTGTTAAAGCCTTAGGAGAAACTGGTACTGTTGCAGCAGGAAGATTTACAGCTATAATCATAGCGGCCTTTGGAGTTCAACTAATACTAGAGGGTATATCTCAACTAAAGTTTGCATGA